From Pyrenophora tritici-repentis strain M4 chromosome 1, whole genome shotgun sequence, the proteins below share one genomic window:
- a CDS encoding Short-chain alcohol dehydrogenase: protein MVSKLITIIAGVGAGTGASVARKFALQYPVVLLARKPENYEAIASDINSNGGKAIGISTDVSDAASLSNAVSVIKKEFGDDVSAAAAIFNASGAFMRKPFLETPAEVFQNSLAVSAMGGILFSQSFLPLLLNGVQQKPQYSPSLIFTGATASVKSNAQMASFATGKWALRALSQSLAREFGPQGVHVAHVIVDGVIDIPRTKEWLKDMPKEAKLSADA, encoded by the exons ATGGTCTCCAAACTCATTACCATCATCGCCGGCGTCGGCGCTGGCACAGGTGCTTCGGTGGCCCGCAAATTCGCCCTACAATACCCTGTTGTACTCCTCGCGCGCAAGCCCGAAAACTACGAGGCTATAGCCTCTGACATCAACTCGAATGGCGGCAAAGCAATCGGCATTAGTACCGACGTGTCGGATGCCGCCAGCCTCAGCAACGCCGTGTCGGTCATCAAAAAGGAATTCGGCGACGACGTCAGCGCCGCCGCGGCCATTTTCAATGCCTCTGGCGCATTTATGCGCAAGCCATTCCTCGAGACACCCGCAGAAGTCTTTCAGAATAGTTTGGCCGTCAGTGCCATGGGCGGTATACTGTTTAGCCAGTCATTCCTGCCCTTGCTATTGAACGGTGTGCAGCAAAAGCCGCAGTACAGTCCTTCTCTCATTTTCACGGGTGCCACGGCGAGCGTGAAGAGTAATGCGCAGATGGCGAGTTTTGCAACAGGAAAATGGGCCTTGAGGGCGCTGAGTCAGAGTCTGGCGAGGGAGTTTGGGCCGCAGGGCGTGCATGTTGCGCATGTGATTGTGGATGGGGTGATTGATATTCCGAGGACGAAGGAGTGGTTGAAGGATATGCCCAAGGAGGCCAAGTTGAGCGCTGATGCG TGA